From the candidate division WOR-3 bacterium genome, the window GTACCTGCAGCGGTGATCATAAAGATTTTTGTTATGAGAATATTATGTATAAAAAATTCACCCTCTGGAAACTCAGTGAAGCGGTCCGTGAAATCAGCCGGATAAAGAGAAAGATCATCTTTATGAGAGACGACGATTTTCTTTATGACCTTGACTATGCACTGAAATTTCTGGAAAGATGCTGGCGTTACAAAAGAATGTGGATATTCCAAACAGGAGGCGCGCTTTTCAAACAGCCCCGCATCTTTTCGTTCTTACGTGACAACGGTGTCCGAATAATCCATCTGAAGGAAGACTGGCTCGGCGATGATCTGGTGAACAAGATAAAGGACAAAGACTATAGAAAAGAGAAGATGCGTCAGGTCGGCATGCTCCATAAAAAAAAGATCGCCTGTGGTTGCAAACTGCGTCTTGGTTTTCCCGGAGAAGACTTTTCATTCTATCAACGTCTGTTTGCCTTTTTGAAAAAGATAAAGATCGATTTTATAAAGTTGACCGTTCAAACACCCCTGCCGGGTACTGATACGTATAGAAAATACCGGCGGAAGGGGTTGATTGCGAAAGATCTGACGCTTTATGATCAGTGGATGCCTGTCGTCCACATCCCCGGTATTACACCTCAGGCCCTCTATTCTTGGATGGAATGGTTGCGTGACAGTTTCTATTCATGGGATTCCATTCTAATAAGGAATATCCTTGTTTCACCGCGATTGGGATTCTATAATACCGTCTTCTTCTATCTCATTCCGAATCTGTCCTATCGTAATAATTTTCTGGAAAAGGTAGGTTATCCGCCTTAATCCAGTCCGAGATATTTATGGACCTGGGGGATTATCCGAACGTCATCCAGGTATTTTAAAGCCTTTTTCTGGGTATCGAGTAAATTAGGCAGGGGACGATTAGAGACCGGCTGGATCACCAGGGGGATCTTTTTATCGACGCCCGCAATGATATCACACACCTTATTCAACTCTCCGGGAATCAGATTTTCGTTGATTACGATCTTCACGAAAACCTCTTTTGCCGAGGCGATCCTTAAACACTCCCTGTGTTCCTTCCATAACTTCGGTCGTCCGGTCGCGGTCGGTATTTTGAAATCGAGGGATATGATGTCTGCATATTTAATTGCTTTTTTTAAGGCATCGGGTAGTGTGGCGTTCGTATCCAGGTAGATCTTCTTCCCTGCCTTCTTAAGTTCTTTACACAATGCTGATAAGAAATCGAGTTGGAGCAGCGGTTCGCCGCCGGTCAATGAAACGATCTTTTCATCAACCTTGTCGAGTAAGAAGTCCACTTCAACGGGATTATTGTATATCTTTCCGTGATAAACAAAACAGCCGTCTTTAGCCTGGGC encodes:
- a CDS encoding 7-carboxy-7-deazaguanine synthase QueE — translated: MKGFVREIFTSIQGEGIKVGQRQTFIRFLGCNLSCNYCDTPEAQAKDGCFVYHGKIYNNPVEVDFLLDKVDEKIVSLTGGEPLLQLDFLSALCKELKKAGKKIYLDTNATLPDALKKAIKYADIISLDFKIPTATGRPKLWKEHRECLRIASAKEVFVKIVINENLIPGELNKVCDIIAGVDKKIPLVIQPVSNRPLPNLLDTQKKALKYLDDVRIIPQVHKYLGLD